The Treponema phagedenis DNA segment AAGCAACCGCGGAAGAAAAACAAAAGCCGCTCGTAGTAACCTTTATTTTTATGATAATCGGCATTGCGGTAATCATTATTTCGTCAAAGGCGCTTATTCCTGCTGTAGAGGTAGTGGCAATACGCGTCGGCATACCGCAAAGCATTATTGCCGCAACCCTGGTTGCCTTTGGAACAAGCTTGCCGGAACTTATTACCGCAATTACTGCGGTACGAAAAGGACACGGAGAATTAGCGGTAGGAAATATCATCGGAGCGGATATTCTAAACGTGCTTTTTGTTTTGGGGACAGCTGCAGCGGTAACTCCGGCCGGCATCATAGTACCGGTATACTTTTTTTATTTGCAAATTCCCTCCATGATTATCATTTTGCTTGTATTCAGATATCTTTCAACCCGAAAAAGCGGTATTATTAGTCATCGAGGAGGCGCCCTTTTACTCTCTTTATATATCATCTATTTGGTATTAAACTTTTTTATAAAAGGATAGAGTTTAATCATTGCAGTAGTTAACGTTAAATTCCTTGAATTAAAATCTGCAAGCCCCGAGAATTTTAGATACTGGTTTAGCGAGATTTTTGATAAATACTTGATTATAAAGAAAAAAAAAGGTACAGTAAGATCCTATGCCCGAAATTATTGACTGGGAAGACAAAAAGTATAAAGAAATCTTTGAGGATGAGTTGAGACTTTTAAGCCGACGGCGAAAAAATGATCCGAGCTGTACTCTTTCGGATATAGAAGGGATCCTGCACTCATTGTATATTATTGACGGCAATAACCAAGAAGGCAGAAGCACTGTACAACAAATCAGCTTATCTGCCACAATCGCCGCCTATGAGCATTTTATTTATGAATGGAAAGGAGAGTTAAAAAAATGAAAAAACTTTTATTAATGCTTTGTATGATCTCTATAATGAGCTCATGTTCGATTAAAAAGATGGCTTTTAATTCTATATCCGATATGATGGCTCCGCATCCGGAAAAGAAGAAAAACATAGTTTCCGAAACCGATCCGTCTTTAGTAATTGCCGGAGAAGATGATATTACACTTGCAGCAGAATTTTTTCCCACTCTTTTGAAAACATATGAGCTGCTGCAGTTACAAAATCCAAAACATAGGGGCTTAACTATGATGACAGGTTCTCTGTTTATCATGTATGCAAATGCCTTTATCCAAACCCCAGCGGAATTTCTTCCCGACAATCAATATGAAAAACAAAATGCGGAATACTTACGCGCAAAAAAATTCTATTTACGCGGTGCCAAATATGTTTTAAAAAGTCTTGAGTTACAATACCCAGGATTTTCGGAAAACATTTTATCGTCCGATGAGCAAAAAATTGCAAATGCGCTACAGCAATGCAAAAAATTTGATGTTGAAAGTTTATATTGGGCAGGAGCGGGACTCCTTGGTGCATTCAGTTTGGAACCGCTTGATCCTGCTATCACCGAGTCTGTTTTAGGTGCGGTTGCCATGCTGGAAAAAGCTACGGAGCTTGATCCTCAATATAACCAGGGAGCTGTTTGGGACTTGCTGACAAAATTTTATGCGGCTGCTCCAGAACCGCTTGGAGGCGGAATGGAAAAAGCGAAGACAGCCTATGAAAAACTCTTGCAATTTTCGGAAGGGAAAAGCGCATCAGCATATGTAACCTATGCCCGTTCCCTCTGTATTCCCCAACAGGATACCAAAGGATTCGATAAAGCGCTGGAACAAGCACTTGCAATTGATCCGAATGCTGATCCGCATAATAGGTTTATAACAATTTTAGCGCAACAACAGGCTCAATGGCTTAAAGAACATAAAGAAGATTTCTTTATTGAATAGTTTTTTAATTTATTTTTAGGAGATGTTTATGAAAAAACGATGTGTACTTTTTATTTTTGCGGTTTTTTTTCTGAGCGGATTTGTCGCTGCTGAAAAAATTACGTTAAAAATAGCAACCGTGGCTCCTGCCCGCTCCCCGTGGGAAATAGAGCTAAAAAAACTTGCCCAAGAGTGGAATAGAATCACCAAGGGACAGGTTTCGGTACGGTTTTATAACATGACTGTTTTAGGAGGAGAAAAAGCAGGTGTACAAAAACTTCGCTCCGCGCGTCCGGGACAGCCCGCTCCGATGGATGGAGCAATTTTTTCCAGTCTTGGATTACATGAATTGGAACCTAAAAGCGGCATTTATACGCTTTCTCTTCCCTTTCTTATCAAAAGTCAAAAAGAACTGGACCTTGTGCTAAAAACATACGGAAAAGATATTGAAGATCCGATTGCAAATGCGGGTTTCCAGCTCATTACATGGTCAAATGTCGGCTGGCTTTCTTTTTACACAAAAGAATCATACCGAACTTTGAAGGAATTAAAAAGCATCAAGCTTTCTCTTTCCGGCATGGATAGCCCGATTTTAAGTAATAGCTTTAAGGTAAGCGGTTTTAATGTAAAAGATACGCCTATTACAAAATTTGCTCAAGCGTTAAAAAGCGGCGGTGTAAGTGGTTTTCTTGCAGTGCATTTAGCCACTTGGGCTACCGGTTTTTATAAAGATATAAACTATGCTCTTGATTCAAGAATATGCCCGATTATGGCGGGTTTTGTTATTTCCAAAGAATCATGGAATAAAATACCGGCACAATATCAGGCACCGATGCTTGCCGCAGCGGAAAAAGCCCGTAAAGCATTGAATGAATCGCTTGACTCTTCTGACAGAGAATATGTCAAGAAAATGGAACAAGCCGGGGTAAAGATGATTAGACTGACTCCGCAGGAGCTTACGGAATGGCAAAAGGAATTCAATATGAATATTGATCAGGTAAACAAATCGCTTCCGGGCGCTTTCAGCATGCCTTTGTATAAGAAAATTCAAAGCTTACTGGCTTCTTAGTAATAAATATCCAAATACGTATCTTATGAAATTAAAACTTAGACAAATTTTAAATATAATTGTACTCACTTTGGCAGGAATTCTTACCGTCCTGCCTCTGTGTTTTTATCTTGCCGGAAAGATTATAAACATCCCGTTTTTTTCCGATAGTTCAAACACATCGCATACCGTTTTTGCCGAACAGATACGACTGGTTATCTTGTCGTCGGAAGGCGTATTAACTCATATTGTGTTTATTTTTGTTTGCTTTGCCGGTATTATTACCTCAGCGGATAAAAAACAGCTCAATATAGAAGTTTTTGTTTCAAAGCTCAGTGAAAAAGCTCAGCATATTGTCGGGCTTGCTATTGATGGTTTAATAATCACCGTATTGGTGTCGGTGTTTTTTGCCGCATGGCCGAATGTTTTTGCGGTTTTTGATCCTGCGGATAATCTCTGGGGAATCCCAATACGTTTTATTTTCATTACCTTGCCGATAATGTACATCGGGATTCTCGGTATCCAAATTGCAAGAACTCAAAAGATTATTCCGATCATACTCGGCATTGCGATCGGGTTGTTTATCAGTACGGGATCTCTTGCATCGATTATCTATAATCTTTTTGAAGCGGACATCGGTTTTCTTGATTCCGTTTTTAATTATTGGAAAAGCTTCGGATCGCTGCTGTTTTGGCCGCTTATCCTTATATTGATAGCTTCCGCCTTTTTCGGAACGCCCCTTTATATTGTATTGCTCGCCATTGCATATCTTGCAACCAGTGTTGACGGCGGCTATGTAGATGTTGTGCCGCTTGAAGGATATAAAATTTTAACCGACACGGGCGGAATAGCGGCAATTCCCCTGTTTACCATCGCAGGTTTTATTCTTGCACAAGGAAGTGCCGGCAAACGGCTATTAGAGCTCGTAAAAAGCAGCGTCGGTTGGCTCCGAGGCGGCGTAGTGATTGCGGCGGTGGTAGTTGCGGCATTTTTTACAACCTTTACAGGCGCATCGGGAGTAACCATTCTGGCGCTTGGCAGTATTTTAAGCTTAATTCTTACCGGAAGCGGCTACGACGAAGAAAATGCGGAAGCGCTTATTACCTCATCCGGTGCCATAGGTTTGTTGTTTCCGCCCAGCATGGCGATTATTATTTTCGGTGCAACAAATATTATGAAGGTCAATATCTTTGACCTGTTTAAAGGTGCTTTAATTCCGGGAATTCTTTTATCGCTTTCAATGATTGTGCTCGGCATCATAAAAGACAAAAATAAACATCGCGTACCATTTTCTTTTCAAGCCCTGCTCATTGCCTTCAAGGAAAGCATCATAGAGCTTTTACTGCCCATACTGATTATAGTCGGTTATTTTTCAGGCGCATTCAATCTTTTACAGGTAGCGGCGTTTACCGTTCTCTTTTCTTTTGTGATGGAGGTATGGATTCGTAAAGATTTTGATGTTAAAAAAGCCGCATCGATTATTTTGGAAAGCGTTCCGATAGCCGGCGGCGTTTTAGTCATTGTTGCGGCGGCAAAGGGACTTTCCTTTTACCTCATTGATGCAAATGTCCCCGATATGCTAACCGGATTAGTACAAACTTTTGTTACCTCAAAGTATGTATTTTTACTTTTACTCAATATTCTCTTATTGATCGTGGGATGTATAATGGATTTGTATTCGGCTATCATGGTTGTGTCTCCGTTGATTATGCCGATTGCCTTAAATTTTGACATTCATCCGGTACATACGGGCGTTATATTTTTAATGAACCTTGAGCTCGGCTTTTTAACTCCTCCGGTTGGAATGAACCTGTTTATTTCAAGTTATACATTTAACAAACCTGTTCTACAAATTGCGAAAAAGGTCTTACCGTTTTTAGGAGTACAGCTGATTATACTTTTAATAGTAACATATATCCCTTGGTTCAGTACGGTTTTATTACAATAAAAAGAGCCCCTGTTTAGTTTTTGACGTCCTTGTCAAAAACTAAACCACGAGTTTTAAAGCTTTGCAAACTTATTTTGCTTTAAAACATCGTTTCTGTTTGGAACCACCGCCACGCCCTGATTTTTAGTATTCTTGATTAAATCAGTGCTGCGAGTTTAAAAACTCCTATTTATGTCGGTGTGGTAGTTTTTAAACATCGTTTTACATTGTTCTGAGTTTTGCCGTCCATGGCAAAACCTAACCTAC contains these protein-coding regions:
- a CDS encoding TRAP transporter TatT component family protein — protein: MKKLLLMLCMISIMSSCSIKKMAFNSISDMMAPHPEKKKNIVSETDPSLVIAGEDDITLAAEFFPTLLKTYELLQLQNPKHRGLTMMTGSLFIMYANAFIQTPAEFLPDNQYEKQNAEYLRAKKFYLRGAKYVLKSLELQYPGFSENILSSDEQKIANALQQCKKFDVESLYWAGAGLLGAFSLEPLDPAITESVLGAVAMLEKATELDPQYNQGAVWDLLTKFYAAAPEPLGGGMEKAKTAYEKLLQFSEGKSASAYVTYARSLCIPQQDTKGFDKALEQALAIDPNADPHNRFITILAQQQAQWLKEHKEDFFIE
- the dctP gene encoding TRAP transporter substrate-binding protein DctP codes for the protein MKKRCVLFIFAVFFLSGFVAAEKITLKIATVAPARSPWEIELKKLAQEWNRITKGQVSVRFYNMTVLGGEKAGVQKLRSARPGQPAPMDGAIFSSLGLHELEPKSGIYTLSLPFLIKSQKELDLVLKTYGKDIEDPIANAGFQLITWSNVGWLSFYTKESYRTLKELKSIKLSLSGMDSPILSNSFKVSGFNVKDTPITKFAQALKSGGVSGFLAVHLATWATGFYKDINYALDSRICPIMAGFVISKESWNKIPAQYQAPMLAAAEKARKALNESLDSSDREYVKKMEQAGVKMIRLTPQELTEWQKEFNMNIDQVNKSLPGAFSMPLYKKIQSLLAS
- a CDS encoding TRAP transporter large permease subunit, encoding MKLKLRQILNIIVLTLAGILTVLPLCFYLAGKIINIPFFSDSSNTSHTVFAEQIRLVILSSEGVLTHIVFIFVCFAGIITSADKKQLNIEVFVSKLSEKAQHIVGLAIDGLIITVLVSVFFAAWPNVFAVFDPADNLWGIPIRFIFITLPIMYIGILGIQIARTQKIIPIILGIAIGLFISTGSLASIIYNLFEADIGFLDSVFNYWKSFGSLLFWPLILILIASAFFGTPLYIVLLAIAYLATSVDGGYVDVVPLEGYKILTDTGGIAAIPLFTIAGFILAQGSAGKRLLELVKSSVGWLRGGVVIAAVVVAAFFTTFTGASGVTILALGSILSLILTGSGYDEENAEALITSSGAIGLLFPPSMAIIIFGATNIMKVNIFDLFKGALIPGILLSLSMIVLGIIKDKNKHRVPFSFQALLIAFKESIIELLLPILIIVGYFSGAFNLLQVAAFTVLFSFVMEVWIRKDFDVKKAASIILESVPIAGGVLVIVAAAKGLSFYLIDANVPDMLTGLVQTFVTSKYVFLLLLNILLLIVGCIMDLYSAIMVVSPLIMPIALNFDIHPVHTGVIFLMNLELGFLTPPVGMNLFISSYTFNKPVLQIAKKVLPFLGVQLIILLIVTYIPWFSTVLLQ